The genomic stretch CGTCCCCAGGCCGAACTTCGCCCTCGGCGATACGACCGCAAAAACCCCGGAAATCGAGATGGGGACGATTGACCCACTGCACCGGCATTCGAAAGGCTTGACGTTCCGAGGCCGGATCGAAAGACAGCGTATCTAGATAATGCATTAACGTGGGTCCGGTGTACCAGGGCGTGTGTTCACTCGGACGAACGACGTTGTCGCCTTCCAGCGCTGACAACGGAATGGCCTGAATGGTTTTGAAAGTAAAAGCAGCCGAAAATGCGCGGTAATCCTCCTCGACGGAACGGAACACCTTCTCGTTGAATCCCACCAGATCCATCTTGTTGATCGCCAGCACCACATGGCGAATGCCCATCATCGCCGCAATGCGGCTATGGCGACGGGTTTGCGTAAGGACACCTTTGCGAGCGTCGATCAGGATAACGGCCAATTGGGCCGTGGAGGCGCCAGTAGCCATGTTGCGGGTATACTGCTCATGCCCGGGCGTATCGGCCACGATGTACCGCCGCCGGTCAGTGGCAAAAAAGCGATAGGCGACATCGATGGTGATTCCCTGCTCACGCTCGGCCTGCAAGCCATCGACCAGCAGGGCGAAGTCGATCTTTTCGCCCTGAGTGCCGTACTGTTTGGAATCACCCTCTAACGCCTTGAGTTGATCATCAAATATACCTTTGGATTCATAGAGCAACCGGCCGATCAGTGTCGATTTTCCATCATCCACACTGCCGCAGGTAATGAAGCGCAAGGTATCTTTGCGGCTCTGCTCCTCCAGAAAAGCGGTGATCTCTTTTGCTTGTTTGGCCGCCATCAGAAATAGCCCTCCTGCTTCTTTTTCTCCATCGAGCCGGGCTGGTCAGAATCGATCAAGCGCCCTTGACGCTCCGAAGAACGGGCATTAAATGTCTCCGCAATGATCTCCTCCAAATTAGCCGCTGTACTCTCAATGGCGCCCGTCAACGGGTAGCACCCTAATGTGCGGAAGCGCACCATCCGCATCTCTGGCTTTTCATCCGGTCTCAACGGGAACCGATGATCATCAACCATGATCCAAATGCCACCACGCTCGACAACAGGACGTTCTTTGGCAAAGTAGAGCGGAACGATAGGGATGCTTTCTTGGTAGATGTACTGCCAAATATCCAACTCAGTCCAGTTGGACAGCGGAAAAACCCGTATCGATTCCCCCGGATGGGTGTGGGTATTGTAGAGATTCCAGAGTTCAGGACGCTGAGCCTTGGGCTCCCAACGATGCCCGGGAGCTCTAAAAGAAAAAACCCGTTCCTTCGCACGAGATTTCTCCTCATCACGTCGAGCGCCGCCGAAAACCACATCGAAGTTGTGGGCATCTAATACCTGTCGCAGGGCTTGTGTTTTCATGACATCCGTATAATAGCTAGAACCATGCTCGAAGGGATTGATCCCCTCTTGCAAGCCCTGTTGGTTCACATAAATCAGCAGTTCCATTCCCGATTCGGCAACCATGCGCGATCTGTGTGCATACATATCGACAAATTTCCAAGTTGTATCTACATGCAGAAGAGGAAACGGCGGTTTAGCCGGATAAAAGGCCTTCCGTGCTAGATGGAGCATTACGGAAGAATCTTTTCCTATAGAGTAGAGCATCACAGGTTTACGGGATTCGGCGAAAGCTTCACGAATGATTTCAATGCTTTCTGATTCAAGGAAGTATAGACCTGGTGAAGCCATAGCTCGTTCCTCCAGTTACACACTTCGAGTGAGTATTGTATCTATCAG from Heliomicrobium modesticaldum Ice1 encodes the following:
- the cysD gene encoding sulfate adenylyltransferase subunit CysD, whose protein sequence is MASPGLYFLESESIEIIREAFAESRKPVMLYSIGKDSSVMLHLARKAFYPAKPPFPLLHVDTTWKFVDMYAHRSRMVAESGMELLIYVNQQGLQEGINPFEHGSSYYTDVMKTQALRQVLDAHNFDVVFGGARRDEEKSRAKERVFSFRAPGHRWEPKAQRPELWNLYNTHTHPGESIRVFPLSNWTELDIWQYIYQESIPIVPLYFAKERPVVERGGIWIMVDDHRFPLRPDEKPEMRMVRFRTLGCYPLTGAIESTAANLEEIIAETFNARSSERQGRLIDSDQPGSMEKKKQEGYF